From Amycolatopsis sp. YIM 10, the proteins below share one genomic window:
- a CDS encoding AMP-binding protein encodes MGPTSLTDRLSGLAGAEPDRPALTCGQDVLTRRELDRRTNALARAYAGLGVTAGDLVTIALPNGVEFLAAAVAVWKLGATPQPLSHRLPAAELSAVLDVAAPALVVGLDVGRWPAVAPGFTPEASDEPLPPALAPSWKAPASGGSTGRPKLILSTQPACGEVMDEYADAFGMTAGGVHLVAGPLSHNGPFMMAAAALFTGNHVVVLPRFDPADLLRSIEAHRVQWTFLVPTMMHRVWRLPAEVKDAADLSGLQVVLHGAAPCAPWLKRAWLAWLGPARVHELYASTEAQAACLISGVEWLEHPGSVGKVARGEIRVLDAERREVATGKLGEIWMRPTPGTPATYRYLGAEPITTEGGWEATGDLGWVDDDGYVFLADRKPDMILVGGANVFPAEIETALEEHPSVLSSCVIGLPDEEYGNLVHAVVQTDGPLDEAALLDHLRERVAAYKLPRSFERVDQPLRDDAGKVRRGQIRAQRLAHA; translated from the coding sequence ATGGGCCCCACCTCGCTCACCGACCGCCTGTCCGGACTCGCCGGAGCCGAGCCGGACCGACCGGCCCTGACCTGCGGCCAGGACGTGCTGACCCGCCGCGAACTCGACCGCCGCACCAACGCGCTCGCCCGCGCGTACGCCGGGCTCGGGGTCACCGCGGGAGATCTGGTCACGATCGCCCTGCCGAACGGGGTCGAGTTCCTGGCCGCGGCGGTGGCCGTGTGGAAGCTCGGCGCCACCCCGCAGCCGCTGTCCCACCGCCTGCCCGCGGCCGAGCTGAGCGCGGTGCTCGACGTGGCCGCGCCCGCGCTGGTGGTCGGGCTGGACGTCGGCCGGTGGCCCGCCGTCGCGCCGGGGTTCACCCCGGAGGCCTCGGACGAGCCGCTGCCACCGGCGCTCGCGCCCAGCTGGAAGGCACCGGCCTCGGGCGGCAGCACCGGCAGGCCCAAGCTGATCCTGTCCACCCAGCCGGCCTGCGGTGAGGTGATGGACGAGTACGCCGACGCCTTCGGCATGACGGCCGGTGGCGTGCACCTGGTCGCGGGCCCGTTGTCGCACAACGGCCCGTTCATGATGGCCGCGGCGGCCCTGTTCACCGGGAACCACGTGGTGGTGCTGCCGCGATTCGATCCGGCGGACCTGCTCCGGTCGATCGAGGCGCACCGCGTGCAGTGGACCTTTCTCGTGCCGACCATGATGCACCGGGTGTGGCGCCTGCCCGCCGAGGTGAAGGACGCGGCGGACCTGTCCGGCCTTCAGGTCGTGCTGCACGGCGCGGCCCCCTGCGCCCCCTGGCTGAAGCGCGCTTGGCTGGCCTGGCTCGGCCCGGCGCGTGTGCACGAGTTGTACGCGAGCACCGAAGCGCAGGCGGCGTGCCTGATCTCCGGCGTGGAATGGCTGGAACACCCTGGCAGCGTCGGCAAGGTCGCGCGGGGCGAGATCCGGGTGCTCGACGCCGAACGCCGCGAAGTGGCCACCGGCAAGCTCGGCGAGATCTGGATGCGCCCCACCCCCGGCACCCCGGCGACCTATCGCTATCTCGGCGCCGAACCGATCACCACGGAAGGCGGCTGGGAGGCGACCGGGGACCTGGGCTGGGTCGACGACGACGGTTACGTGTTCCTCGCCGACCGCAAGCCGGACATGATCCTGGTCGGCGGTGCGAACGTCTTCCCGGCCGAGATCGAGACCGCGCTGGAGGAACACCCGTCGGTGCTGTCCAGTTGCGTGATCGGCCTGCCGGACGAGGAGTACGGCAACCTGGTGCACGCGGTCGTGCAGACCGACGGCCCGCTGGACGAGGCCGCGCTGCTCGACCACCTCCGGGAACGGGTCGCGGCGTACAAGCTGCCGCGCAGCTTCGAACGGGTGGACCAGCCGCTGCGTGACGACGCCGGAAAGGTGCGGCGCGGCCAGATCCGGGCACAACGGCTCGCACACGCGTGA
- a CDS encoding helix-turn-helix domain-containing protein has translation MSVRAVLDDLAGEPARLDAVVDRLVARIRVDVPEYASVPDQALRLGNQRIVRVAVGDLRESRLPGADELREITAVGADRARQGISLAAVLAAYRVAGDEFWQVLSASARDRGASDSALLRTVELVWQWLDFVTVAAAAAHREVEVRSAREDEHRTGDAVRALLTQPGSDPQRHLWQLGLAPVARFSALRGRLAAGTTVSALREHLSGNGLVVSGADREVLGLLTSSVAPDAEFGTFGIGPPGTAAEAYASYLAAGRALAAARRLRLPGSHRLDTLRLTCVVATEREMTDILANRVLAPLRAKGAYGKDIWRSVVTYLDCGLRVDHTASALHVHANTVRHRLARFTELTGLNVHDPADLAEIWWLTVSVR, from the coding sequence ATGAGTGTGCGTGCGGTGCTGGACGACCTGGCGGGGGAACCGGCCCGGCTCGACGCGGTGGTGGACCGGCTGGTCGCCAGGATCCGCGTCGACGTGCCCGAGTACGCGAGCGTGCCCGACCAGGCGCTGCGGCTGGGGAACCAGCGGATCGTCCGGGTCGCGGTCGGTGATCTGCGGGAGAGCCGCCTGCCGGGCGCGGACGAACTCCGCGAGATCACCGCGGTCGGCGCGGACCGGGCGCGCCAAGGGATCAGCCTCGCCGCCGTCCTGGCCGCGTACCGGGTGGCAGGCGACGAGTTCTGGCAGGTGCTGTCGGCCTCCGCGCGCGACCGCGGTGCTTCCGACAGCGCCCTGCTCCGCACTGTCGAACTGGTCTGGCAGTGGCTCGATTTTGTGACCGTGGCGGCCGCGGCGGCACATCGTGAGGTCGAAGTCCGCAGCGCGCGCGAGGACGAGCACCGGACCGGCGACGCCGTGCGCGCCCTGCTCACGCAGCCCGGTTCGGACCCCCAGCGCCATCTCTGGCAGCTGGGCCTCGCCCCGGTCGCCCGGTTTTCCGCCCTGCGAGGCCGTCTCGCCGCGGGAACCACGGTCTCCGCTCTGCGGGAACACCTGTCCGGCAACGGTTTGGTCGTGTCCGGCGCCGATCGAGAGGTGCTCGGACTGCTGACTTCCTCCGTCGCCCCGGACGCGGAGTTCGGCACCTTCGGGATCGGCCCGCCGGGCACAGCGGCCGAGGCGTACGCGTCCTACCTGGCCGCCGGGCGCGCGTTGGCGGCGGCGAGACGGCTCCGGCTGCCCGGTTCGCACCGCCTCGACACCCTGCGCCTGACCTGCGTGGTGGCCACCGAACGGGAGATGACCGACATCCTTGCCAACCGGGTCCTCGCGCCACTGCGTGCGAAAGGCGCCTACGGCAAGGACATCTGGCGTTCCGTGGTGACCTATTTGGACTGTGGCCTCCGGGTGGACCACACCGCGTCCGCCCTGCACGTGCACGCGAACACGGTGCGCCACCGGCTGGCGCGGTTCACCGAACTGACCGGCCTGAACGTGCACGACCCGGCGGACCTCGCCGAGATCTGGTGGCTCACGGTCTCCGTCCGGTAG
- a CDS encoding SDR family oxidoreductase, with translation MGGNRGSRVVLIAGASSGIGRATALSLAARGHRVFGSSRAWSRESPSGAEPVILDVTDDASVHASVDDVLHRAGRLDVLVYSAGCYVAGAAEETTPALALRQLDAYFLGAHRLVRAVLPAMRDQASGRLIFMSSSAAIAAIPFHALYSASKAALESYVDALRYEIAPFGVDATCIQGTSVRTGAADAALRARPGLDSYASAREPVIERFASTQRDGSPPTAFARTITRAVEARRLPPRYRVGLQAKTLPALRALVPEGPFRALFARKFGLPTGK, from the coding sequence ATGGGCGGAAACCGTGGCAGCCGCGTCGTTCTGATCGCGGGCGCGTCTTCCGGTATCGGACGCGCGACAGCGCTTTCCCTGGCCGCGCGCGGTCACCGGGTCTTCGGCAGCAGCCGCGCGTGGTCGCGGGAGTCACCATCCGGCGCGGAGCCGGTCATCCTCGACGTGACCGACGACGCCTCGGTGCACGCGAGCGTGGACGACGTGCTGCACCGCGCCGGGCGGCTCGACGTGCTGGTCTACAGCGCGGGCTGCTACGTCGCGGGCGCGGCGGAGGAGACCACCCCGGCACTGGCGCTGCGGCAACTGGACGCCTACTTCCTCGGCGCTCACCGGCTCGTCCGCGCCGTGCTGCCCGCGATGCGCGACCAAGCGAGCGGACGGCTGATCTTCATGAGTTCCAGCGCGGCCATCGCGGCGATTCCGTTCCACGCCCTGTATTCCGCGAGCAAGGCCGCGCTGGAAAGCTACGTCGACGCGCTGCGCTACGAGATCGCGCCGTTCGGAGTGGACGCGACATGCATCCAGGGCACGAGCGTGCGCACCGGCGCGGCCGACGCCGCCCTGCGCGCGCGACCCGGACTCGACAGCTACGCGTCCGCCAGGGAACCGGTGATCGAGCGGTTCGCCAGTACGCAGCGCGACGGCAGCCCGCCGACGGCGTTCGCCCGCACGATCACCCGCGCCGTCGAAGCCCGGCGGCTGCCACCGCGGTACCGGGTCGGGCTCCAGGCGAAGACCCTGCCCGCCCTGCGAGCACTGGTCCCCGAAGGACCGTTCCGCGCCCTGTTCGCGCGAAAGTTCGGGCTCCCCACCGGCAAATGA
- a CDS encoding DUF222 domain-containing protein, which produces MGVLLEEILLDMKSTAAEIARLEARLARQVVSFTRASSVKRGVAEELAMALCLTKFKAHALIGHAEGLVDRFPQVLGLVEEGRVPMASAVSVNDAAAWLDDDKAPVVDEVTAGRLVGKNPTAARRSATAAVARADPEGFEERVRKQREASGFYLHHGESGVAGLSLENAPVEKATAAYLCVDRQARLLKAADEPRTLDQLRSDVALDMLLGKQFGGEVKAHVYLYLDALTYAGVRNHPAELAGHGPIPASLARHIAAGAKTVFQRIITDPVSGQVVELGRRRYRPRAGLDELVRVRDRECRRPGCTRPAQFGDLDHCDSKGKGWKDGCPTGAATLVGLCRADHKLRDLPGWRHTTGNDGTLTITTPANQACTSEPEALSGPSGPAG; this is translated from the coding sequence ATGGGGGTGTTGCTGGAGGAGATTCTCCTCGATATGAAATCCACTGCCGCGGAGATCGCTCGCCTGGAGGCGCGGTTGGCTCGGCAGGTGGTCTCGTTCACTCGTGCGTCTTCGGTGAAGCGCGGAGTGGCCGAGGAGTTGGCCATGGCGTTGTGCCTGACCAAGTTCAAGGCACACGCCCTGATCGGCCACGCCGAAGGCCTGGTCGATCGTTTCCCCCAGGTGCTGGGTTTGGTGGAGGAAGGTCGCGTACCGATGGCCTCGGCAGTGTCGGTGAATGATGCCGCCGCCTGGCTCGATGATGACAAGGCGCCGGTGGTGGACGAGGTGACGGCCGGTCGGCTGGTGGGCAAGAATCCGACGGCGGCTCGCCGGTCGGCGACTGCCGCGGTGGCGCGAGCTGATCCCGAAGGGTTCGAGGAGCGTGTCCGTAAGCAGCGCGAGGCAAGCGGTTTCTATTTGCACCACGGCGAATCCGGAGTAGCTGGCCTGTCCCTGGAGAACGCGCCCGTCGAGAAGGCCACCGCAGCCTACCTCTGCGTGGATCGCCAGGCTCGTCTTCTGAAGGCCGCGGATGAGCCCCGCACCCTCGATCAGCTTCGGTCGGACGTGGCTCTGGATATGTTGCTGGGCAAGCAGTTCGGCGGCGAGGTGAAGGCTCATGTCTATCTGTATCTGGATGCGTTGACGTATGCGGGCGTCCGCAATCACCCGGCTGAGTTGGCTGGTCATGGGCCGATCCCGGCGTCGCTGGCTCGCCACATCGCCGCCGGGGCCAAGACGGTGTTCCAGCGGATCATCACTGATCCGGTCAGCGGGCAGGTTGTCGAGTTGGGGCGTCGTCGGTATCGGCCCAGGGCTGGGCTGGATGAGTTGGTGCGGGTCAGGGATCGCGAATGTCGTCGTCCGGGGTGTACGCGGCCTGCGCAGTTCGGCGACCTTGATCACTGCGACAGCAAAGGCAAAGGCTGGAAGGACGGGTGTCCGACCGGGGCGGCGACGTTGGTGGGGTTGTGCCGGGCCGACCACAAGCTTCGCGACCTGCCGGGATGGCGTCACACCACCGGAAACGACGGCACCCTCACCATCACCACGCCTGCCAACCAGGCCTGCACCAGTGAACCCGAAGCCCTCAGCGGACCGAGCGGACCGGCTGGATGA
- a CDS encoding serine/threonine-protein kinase, producing the protein MTQRRLGDRFELREMLGRGGMGTVWRARDLLLDRFVAIKEVALPPSLEAQPETRATVLREARLAARLNHSGAVTVYDAIEDGDQVFIIMELVDSETLQDRIVQEGPMPPAEAAELGLRLLDVLVAAHKLGIVHRDVKPGNVMVSAHGEVKLADFGIARLDGDSTSTASGIMVGSPAYMAPEQIQGRSAPSSDLWALGVTLFFAVEGISPFRRDTGGAALAAVLAEPPPVPVRAGNEFGRLLLEMLAKPVTDRPSPDQIRARLTAIRGETTVSAQAPAPVPPPMPMAPPMNQPWGPPPQPYFPDPRPPQDPWLIVAGVFCLLGFFSMTGLALSALFRVDVSLIGVATSASSSMDSLGFLAPLATGVVGVLMLVTGILLCLRGPQRTWAALLAGTTPFWASGVVSFLITAQLNSGSDYFWEFLGHSAAYTPGAVAAVIATVRVVRGPLRRRWVLTGLVAVVTLGWYAAEFGPRVWVASVVVQALAVVAIPVLATLFAPGRDTAKVLAGWAAALAVALFSQLIAMPGYTRFLGPDHEPLTEMPTEWITSAILSGVAIAGMTVLAFIAARSREATDRLPS; encoded by the coding sequence GTGACGCAGCGGCGGCTCGGTGATCGGTTCGAACTGCGGGAGATGCTCGGGCGTGGCGGGATGGGCACCGTGTGGCGGGCCCGTGACCTGCTGCTCGACCGGTTCGTCGCGATCAAGGAGGTGGCGCTCCCGCCCTCGCTCGAAGCCCAGCCGGAAACCCGCGCGACGGTGCTGCGCGAGGCCCGGCTGGCCGCGCGGCTCAACCACTCCGGCGCGGTCACCGTCTACGACGCGATCGAAGACGGCGATCAGGTTTTCATCATCATGGAGCTGGTCGACTCGGAAACGCTCCAGGACCGGATCGTCCAGGAAGGACCGATGCCGCCGGCGGAGGCGGCCGAACTCGGGCTGCGCCTGCTGGACGTCCTGGTCGCGGCGCACAAGCTCGGCATCGTGCACCGCGACGTGAAACCCGGGAACGTCATGGTCTCCGCGCACGGTGAGGTCAAGCTCGCCGACTTCGGCATCGCCAGGCTCGACGGCGATTCGACGTCCACCGCGTCGGGGATCATGGTCGGCTCCCCCGCCTACATGGCCCCCGAGCAGATCCAGGGCCGGTCCGCGCCCTCGTCGGACCTGTGGGCGCTGGGCGTGACGCTCTTCTTCGCCGTGGAGGGGATTTCGCCGTTCCGCCGCGACACCGGCGGTGCCGCGCTCGCCGCCGTGCTGGCCGAGCCGCCGCCGGTCCCGGTCCGCGCCGGGAACGAGTTCGGGCGGCTGCTGCTGGAGATGCTCGCCAAGCCGGTGACGGACCGGCCGTCCCCCGACCAGATCCGCGCGCGGCTGACCGCGATCCGCGGCGAGACCACGGTGTCCGCACAGGCACCGGCACCGGTGCCACCACCGATGCCGATGGCCCCGCCGATGAACCAGCCGTGGGGACCGCCGCCCCAGCCGTACTTCCCGGACCCGCGGCCGCCGCAGGATCCGTGGCTGATCGTCGCCGGGGTCTTCTGCCTGCTGGGCTTCTTCTCCATGACCGGGCTGGCGTTGTCCGCGCTGTTCAGGGTCGACGTCTCGCTGATCGGCGTGGCCACCTCCGCGTCGAGTTCGATGGACTCGCTCGGCTTCCTCGCGCCGCTGGCCACCGGTGTGGTGGGCGTGCTGATGCTGGTCACCGGGATCCTCCTGTGCCTGCGCGGACCGCAGCGGACCTGGGCCGCACTGCTCGCCGGGACCACCCCGTTCTGGGCCTCCGGAGTGGTCTCCTTCCTGATCACGGCACAGCTCAACTCCGGCAGCGACTACTTCTGGGAGTTCCTCGGGCACTCGGCCGCCTACACCCCGGGTGCCGTCGCCGCCGTGATCGCCACCGTCCGCGTCGTGCGCGGGCCGCTGCGGCGGCGCTGGGTGCTGACCGGGCTGGTCGCCGTGGTCACGCTGGGCTGGTACGCCGCCGAGTTCGGCCCGCGGGTGTGGGTGGCCTCGGTGGTGGTCCAGGCTCTCGCGGTCGTCGCGATCCCGGTGCTGGCCACGCTCTTCGCGCCCGGCAGGGACACCGCCAAGGTGCTCGCGGGCTGGGCCGCCGCACTGGCGGTGGCGCTGTTCTCCCAGCTGATCGCGATGCCCGGTTACACCCGCTTCCTCGGCCCGGACCACGAACCGCTGACCGAGATGCCGACGGAGTGGATCACCTCGGCGATCCTGTCGGGAGTCGCCATCGCCGGGATGACCGTGCTCGCGTTCATCGCGGCCAGGTCACGCGAGGCGACGGACCGGCTGCCGAGTTGA
- a CDS encoding MFS transporter — protein sequence MTTPVGKRWIGALSLATFGMSIAVLTPIQVLLPLQIEAIDPGGKVLALGWITAAAAVVSMVACPIAGALSDRTTSRFGRRRPWVLGSGLACCVALTALGTQHTILGVAVLWIVVQASTNALYAALSAAVPDQVPVEQRGVVSAFVGLPLPLSLITGTFLVSTVVTGQFAAYLTLALIELALILPFLLEPTDLPQPPTPGRPRLRLTPDLRWAFGCRFAIQLANAVGTLYLLYYLRDVVHRPDPATSVFVLILIYTAGVVPSSVLAGRWSDRSGKRKPFVIASSVVVAAAMLVLGLGNSWPSALTAAILMGVGYGVYLAVDNALITQVLPSDADRGRDLGIVNIANTAPQAIAPALAGVVITTLGGYTPLYLLAGACGLIGAALIQPVRSVR from the coding sequence ATGACGACTCCGGTCGGCAAGCGCTGGATCGGCGCGTTGTCGCTGGCCACGTTCGGCATGTCGATCGCCGTGCTGACGCCGATCCAGGTGCTGCTGCCACTCCAGATCGAAGCGATCGATCCCGGTGGCAAGGTGCTCGCACTGGGCTGGATCACCGCGGCGGCGGCCGTCGTCTCGATGGTGGCCTGCCCCATCGCCGGCGCCCTTTCAGACCGGACAACCTCCCGCTTCGGCCGACGACGCCCCTGGGTGCTCGGCAGCGGACTCGCCTGTTGTGTCGCGCTCACCGCACTCGGTACGCAGCACACCATTCTCGGTGTCGCGGTGCTGTGGATCGTCGTGCAGGCCAGCACAAACGCACTGTACGCGGCGCTGAGCGCAGCCGTACCCGACCAGGTCCCAGTCGAGCAACGCGGCGTAGTTTCGGCTTTCGTCGGCCTGCCGCTACCGCTGTCCCTGATCACCGGCACTTTCCTGGTCTCAACAGTGGTAACCGGACAATTCGCCGCCTACCTGACCCTCGCACTGATCGAACTGGCACTGATCCTGCCCTTCCTCCTGGAACCAACCGACCTCCCGCAACCACCAACACCCGGACGACCACGGCTACGACTGACCCCGGACCTGCGATGGGCTTTCGGCTGCCGATTCGCCATCCAGCTGGCGAACGCCGTCGGCACGCTCTACCTGCTCTACTACCTGCGAGATGTAGTGCACCGCCCCGACCCGGCGACGTCGGTGTTCGTGCTGATCCTGATCTACACCGCCGGTGTTGTCCCGTCGAGCGTGCTCGCCGGCCGCTGGTCGGACCGCTCGGGGAAGCGCAAGCCCTTTGTCATCGCGTCCTCCGTCGTCGTGGCCGCCGCGATGCTCGTGCTCGGCCTGGGCAACTCCTGGCCGAGCGCCCTGACCGCCGCCATCCTGATGGGCGTCGGTTATGGCGTCTATCTCGCCGTGGACAACGCACTGATCACCCAGGTACTGCCCTCGGACGCCGACCGGGGCCGCGATCTGGGCATCGTCAACATCGCCAACACGGCCCCCCAAGCCATCGCCCCGGCTCTCGCCGGCGTCGTAATCACCACCCTGGGCGGGTACACCCCGCTCTACCTGCTGGCAGGCGCGTGCGGCCTGATCGGCGCCGCTCTCATCCAGCCGGTCCGCTCGGTCCGCTGA
- a CDS encoding alpha/beta hydrolase family protein, which translates to MGARVVSRCVLGARLVEYELDSPVLRERTRLRILFPDGYPDDGPFPVLYLLHGGEDDYRSWTDKGGATGSTEDAPIIVVMPDARNGFYSDWVGPGRHGRTRWETFHITELVPWVDRTFHSEARRESRALAGLSMGGFGAMSYAARHPDLFSAAASFSGALDTNRYTFVPGIAARRDGGAPGAIWGDRRTSAVRWRAHNPWDLAVNLRGMTLVVRTRSGLPGPLDRRGRRPDPVEALVFHESLRFHRKLTVLGIAHEWHYGPGTHDWPYWTVDLRETLPVLLRAFAGPPPPPTRLTHVSAESAYQVRDWEVQIDRPRMEFSTLADADRSGFSFTGSGLARIRTPGWFEPSTPYPVTAGNSESKPRTDPQGRLEFFLRLGRRPRTVLVRVGEA; encoded by the coding sequence ATGGGCGCACGGGTGGTTTCCCGGTGCGTGCTCGGGGCACGGCTGGTCGAGTACGAATTGGACTCCCCCGTGCTGCGGGAACGAACGCGGTTGCGGATCCTGTTCCCGGACGGCTACCCGGACGACGGCCCCTTTCCCGTGCTGTACCTGTTGCACGGCGGGGAGGACGACTACCGGTCGTGGACGGACAAGGGCGGCGCGACCGGGTCCACCGAGGACGCACCGATCATCGTGGTGATGCCGGATGCCCGCAACGGCTTCTACTCCGACTGGGTCGGTCCCGGTCGCCACGGCCGCACCCGGTGGGAAACCTTCCACATCACCGAACTGGTGCCGTGGGTCGATCGCACCTTCCACAGCGAAGCGCGGCGGGAGAGCCGCGCGCTGGCCGGGTTGTCCATGGGCGGTTTCGGCGCGATGTCGTACGCGGCAAGGCATCCCGACCTGTTCTCGGCTGCCGCGAGCTTCTCCGGCGCACTGGACACCAACCGGTACACCTTCGTACCGGGGATCGCGGCGCGACGCGACGGTGGCGCACCCGGCGCGATCTGGGGCGATCGCCGGACCAGCGCCGTGCGGTGGCGGGCACACAACCCGTGGGACCTCGCGGTGAACCTCCGCGGCATGACACTGGTGGTGCGTACCCGGAGCGGCCTGCCCGGCCCACTGGACCGCCGGGGACGGCGGCCCGACCCGGTGGAAGCACTGGTGTTCCACGAATCTCTCCGGTTCCACCGAAAGCTCACCGTGCTGGGCATCGCCCACGAATGGCACTACGGCCCTGGTACGCACGACTGGCCATATTGGACAGTCGACCTGCGGGAGACGCTGCCGGTCTTGCTCCGGGCGTTCGCCGGCCCACCACCGCCACCCACACGACTCACCCACGTCTCAGCCGAATCCGCCTACCAGGTAAGGGATTGGGAGGTGCAGATCGACCGGCCGCGAATGGAGTTCTCCACTCTCGCGGACGCGGACCGATCAGGTTTCTCCTTCACCGGCTCGGGACTGGCACGCATCCGAACACCCGGCTGGTTCGAACCGAGCACGCCCTACCCGGTGACCGCCGGGAACAGCGAGTCGAAACCGCGGACCGATCCCCAGGGGCGCCTGGAGTTCTTCCTACGGCTCGGCAGGCGGCCCCGCACGGTTCTCGTCCGGGTCGGCGAAGCATGA
- a CDS encoding bifunctional allantoicase/(S)-ureidoglycine aminohydrolase, which produces MSQPGYYVPTGGLPPQTQLLTDRAMFREAYAVIPRGTNSDIVTSALPFWTGTRLWVLARPLSGFAETFSQYMVEVSAGGGSDRPEADPAAESVLFVTSGTLTLRIGEDEHVLTAGGYAYLPPGQTWTAWNRSDADAAHFQWIRKRYQRVDGIEVPEAFVTSDADVEAVAMPDTGGAWRTSRFVDPADLRHDMHVNIVTFEPGGCIPFAETHVMEHGLYILEGKAVYRLNEDWVEVQEGDFLWLRAFCPQACYAGGPGRFRYLLYKDVNRHMPLG; this is translated from the coding sequence GTGTCACAGCCAGGCTATTACGTTCCCACCGGCGGGCTCCCGCCACAGACCCAGCTGCTGACCGACCGCGCCATGTTCCGCGAGGCCTACGCGGTCATCCCGCGCGGGACGAACTCCGACATCGTCACCAGCGCGCTGCCCTTCTGGACCGGTACGCGGCTGTGGGTGCTGGCCCGTCCGCTGTCCGGTTTCGCCGAGACGTTCTCCCAGTACATGGTGGAGGTCTCGGCCGGCGGGGGCAGCGACCGGCCCGAAGCGGACCCGGCGGCCGAGTCCGTGCTCTTCGTGACCAGCGGGACGCTCACCCTGCGCATCGGCGAGGACGAGCACGTGCTCACCGCGGGCGGTTACGCGTACCTCCCGCCCGGTCAGACCTGGACCGCGTGGAACCGGTCCGACGCCGACGCGGCGCACTTCCAGTGGATCCGCAAGAGGTACCAGCGGGTCGACGGGATCGAGGTCCCGGAAGCCTTCGTGACCAGCGACGCCGACGTCGAAGCCGTCGCCATGCCGGACACCGGCGGTGCCTGGCGCACCTCACGCTTTGTCGACCCGGCCGACCTCCGCCACGACATGCACGTCAACATCGTGACCTTCGAGCCGGGCGGCTGCATTCCGTTCGCCGAAACGCACGTCATGGAGCACGGCCTCTACATCCTCGAAGGAAAGGCCGTGTACCGCTTGAACGAGGACTGGGTCGAGGTGCAGGAAGGCGATTTCCTGTGGCTGCGCGCCTTCTGCCCGCAGGCCTGCTACGCCGGCGGCCCCGGCCGGTTCCGGTACCTGCTCTACAAGGACGTCAACCGCCACATGCCGCTGGGCTAG